ACTTATCACGGACCTCAGGTAACTAATTTTTTCTAAAATAGTTGAGCAAATTTTGACCTGATTTATTTGCTTCAAGATTTACTCTAATACTTCAATGTTAGTATTTTGACTATTTTCATATTACTAGGGAACAACAGTAGTTCATCTTTTCAATGGGGTCTCAATCAGCCTGATTCCTTTTCTCTTTGTTCCAGAGACTTCTACTTATCAGATACAGATCTAGTCCATGATCAATGCTTCATTGAGATTATTTTATTCATTCGCCCCATTAAATAGTTACTTCCTCCTCATTTATTTTTACTTGTCTTGTATTGACTTGGTTCACTCTTTATAGAGCCATAAATAgaatgataattttattatttcaCTCTTTGTTATTACTAAGTCATCTAATGATTGAAACcaatcaaacatactttaaaagttgtgcaacCACTGATAATTTCTTGAAATTGCCAATTCATAATTAATAATAAAGGTGAAATaagtataaaatggtaaattatctcttgattatTCAAACTGGACAAGTACAAGTGgacatttatttttaatatatagaACAATTAAAATGGACGGAGCGAGTAGTAAATAAATAGAGTACTTGTCCACGATACTAAAAATAAAtcttcacttttatttgttcactttagcatatcaagaaaagataatttttttatttttgttttacccttattattaattattcatttccaaatcattcTCTAAGTCCACGAAACCATACACTaattaatatgaatattatgataaaacatatatttcatttattaattcgtAAGGGGCATGCAAAGTTAAAAGTACATAAATAAAAGTGTACAGAGGAAGTACTATACTTTGTTGAAAGTAATGAGTTAATTTTTGCCTGTGTTGTTAGTAAAATTAGTGAATTTAGTGAAGGTACGGAAAGAGATCAATTGGCTTTTCGATAGCAGTGAAAGCTTTCAAATTTACTACGATGACGTTTGGTTTAATATCTGAAAACTCATAGTTATGTATACGATTAAAATAGTAAAAGCTTTTATTTATAAGTCAAATTCACATTGTCGAAAGTGGAAGTTACAATTATTATTGTAATCTTATCCTAATGTTGCATGAGTCGATGTCCGTCAGATTACAAAATTCTAACACGACGTATAAAAGTGAGATAAATTGATGACGTCTAAGATAAGAGCCTCAGTTGAATAACGATCAAGCCATTCCAAATAGGTTGTTAAGCCGCTATCGTACGTTGCACCTCATGTGTTATAAGTATAAATATCTCAACTTATATTATATAGTTTCATAAAAAACTAAATATAGTTGACTTCCTcttttcctattatttacatattTACACCCCCTCtaaagaattagaattagaactAATGGTGATAAGTAAAAATGACTTATGTGTTGATCCTATGGAGTGAATATTAGATCCTGATTTTTAGTTAATGGGCGATAGATTGTCACTTAGGATGAATGAGATCAATGATTTTCGATGAATGACTAAAGGAATTATAGGTCGTTGTTTAAGATTAACATGTTGATAATATTATGTGATTAGAAGTGGAGTATAGTAGCCACTTGGGATAAACTATATTGATAGCTCCTAAAGATCATTAAGGAATAATACAAGGGTACCTAGGGCAAATCATATGACTAGTATTCAAGTAATCACAAAAGGATTATAGATGGTACTTAAGATGATGTACTTAACTTTGATCTTAGGGATTTAGTAGTTCAGTTGATTCGCTACTTAAATTTTTTCACTTTGTTGGTGCGAGTTCGAATTTTCATATTGTAATCTTCTTCATATTTTTCCTTCCCCTATCCCCAATGTAATAAATTtaagagaaggaaaaaaaaaactttgatttGATGGATAATTGATCAGAATgtcattttcaaaaaataaaaaataagaaggaTTTAAATTTGGTAGTATATGGCATTAAAATAAATAGTACTATACATGCTTAAATTATTAGGGGAAGACTTGACCTGTTAAAAACCCTTTTAGTCTTTTCCTATTCCTATACAAACCCCAACAATTCAATCTTTTTttcattgtgtatatatatataataagggcAGAGCCGACATCAGCCAAAGGCATCGTTTCTCTCTGtagtctctctctctcaaatCAAATCCCAATTGCTTTCCCTCtttgttctagagacttcttgcgTGCTCCACTCCATATCAATGGCTTCCGATCTGGAAACTAGGGCTAAAGAAGCCTTCATCGACGACCACTTTGAGCTCGCCGCTGACCTTTATACTCAAGCCATCGCCATTAGCCCTAATAACCCTGAGCTTTTCGCTGACCGTGCTCAGGCCAATATCAAACTCAACTACTTCACTGGTATCCTCCCCCTTTTTAACCTAATTTACCCGTTATTTTTGTTGCTGATTGTATTATTTTGTGCTCTTATTGCGGTACACGATTTATAGAATTGGTAAAAGTTTTAGTGTGACTTTGTTACACATACTTGTTTCTGTGCTTGATGACGAAAGTTAACAACCGCTATATATGGAGTCGAGTCACTCAATTAATAGTTATTATCTCATAAGGTCACCTTTCTTTGGTGAAGGAATTTGGAATCTAAGAAGAAGGGTGACTTTttgagataataactattagttAGATGTTTGAAATTAACTCGCCATATATGCCTACTTGAGTGTGGGGGCTTTGGTGAAAAGTTcgtttagcctttttttttttttctcttttttcgtTAGCGATACATTGTAGTTGAGATTAAGGTTAAGCTGTGTTGTGTACCACTTATATTAGATCCGGTGTTTGTTTTATGACCTGTATGTCTGTTTATTGATTAGTGTCAGATTTAGAGAATCTTGTGAAAACTAATTTGACTTAGAAGTTTAAGTCACAAATTATTTGGCATCGAACTAGATGGATGATGAGAATGAATAGGGAGGATTCACAAAGCCAAaccgtccccccccccccccccccccaccccccacccccgttttttttctttttggggttGGGGGGTTATCAGttgactgaggacatgaccttagataggaaatGTATGCAGGTAGatgattagggtagaaggttactAGGTAGCTGAGTGTTTCCCTACTTTTAGTAGTCTTGTAGTTTATTTTTGCTTATATGTTTTGATATTTGTTGCTGTACTCATTCTGTACATTACTATTTTGTTGTCTCTTTTTCCGTACTTTTTTGCGTCGGTTACATCtctctatcggaaacaacctctcatAGAGGTGAGGTctacgtacatcctaccctcccaaGACTCCACTTGTGgtattacattgggtatgttgttgttatagaAGAAACTGTGATTGTTGAAATTTTGTTCTGTGGTATATGCTAGCTTCATAATGTTCTATAAGTTTGATGAGGTTCGTTGGTATGGCCTCCTGGAAAGACATCTCTATATGCctgattatgtatatgtatgcatcaAAATTTTGTATGTGTCTGCATACATCATCATATTTCACTATGTACTGTTAATTGTGACATTATTGTATGTATATACTAATTTTTAATTCTAAGGCGGGTAGTAATTGTAATCTTGTTTCCATGTGAGCAGAAGCTGTTGTTGATGCGAACAAGGCCATTGAGTTGGATCCTTCATTGTCAAAAGCATATTTGCGTAAGGGGTGAGTGTATAATAATCTTTTTATCTGATTGAATTTTGTGGGGTTTGTTGCATGTTCACTACATGCTTTTGTTGGTCTCGTATCATGTGCTATGGTATTGTTTTCTTGATCTAACAACATTCACCTGAATACTGACTTGGTGATCTAGCTCATATAACTTAGGATGTTGCAGTAGGTGATGGTGAAATCGAGATTCGTCATTTCTGATTTTCATCATCCTCCAAGAAGACTGTTGCAGCATCAACGGAGGGATTACTTTCTTAGCTTTTACCTGCATTTTTTGATGAACAACAAAGACAAAGTGAAACGATACTATTATTTGCAGTAGCACATGCTATCTGTCGGTGCTTGTTTTATTAGATACTGCATTGTtgaattaattttctttttttttgggtaCTTTTCCAGGTTGGCCTGTATGAAGCTTGAGGAATACCAAACTGCAAAGACAGCTTTGGAAAAGGGTGCTAGTTTAGCACCGGGAGAATCAAGGTTCACAAAGCTAATAAAAGAATGTGATGAACGCATTGCAGGTAAATTGGTGCCCTTGAATCTGGCTCTTCTACCATTCCCAAATCCTGTCAATTCTAACATCAACTCATGGCATCTATGGCGACTTGGTGCTATATTTTACTATTTGCTATGATGATATGAAAAACTATGCTGTTTATAGTTAAAAAACTGCTAGAAGCACAATTTTTGTTAAATCATTGTGGTTATTTTCCTGACAGTTTTATGCGTATATCTTGGTATGCTAATGGAAAAATTTAGTGCTTAGTAGAATTAATTGATGGTCTTTGTTGGCTAAATTCAGAGGAAGCTGGAGAACTCCCTAATCAGTCTGTGAATAAAGCCTCGGCTAATGTTAGTGCACCTTCTGCATCTGAGTCGTCGGACAATGTTGCGATTGCGCCTAAAGATGCTCAACCAACTGTCAACCTGTCTTCTCAAGGATCTTCTGCATCTGAGTCGTCGGACAATGTTGCGATTGCGCCTAAAGATGCTCAACCAACTGTCAACCTGTCTTCTCAAGGATCTGCTGCTAAACCAAAATACAGGTTATGCCAAAACCTTTGCTATGTTAGTGAGTCGTTAAGTCAGTAACTTAGAGATAGTACTCTTTTGATAGGGTAAATAATCTTATCAATGTGGGACTAGTTTTGAGATAGTAATAACAAAGTACTATGGTTTTTCCTTATCAAAAATGTGCTATTTGGTTTTAAGTTTCAAACATATATGATTATCGCAACCTTGTGATAGCTATTGGCccgtctgttttttttttccctggagaagagagggggggggggggggtctttctTGGAAAACTTGCACTAATTTAATGTATGTAATTGCAGGCATGAATTTTTTCAGAAACCAGAGGAGGTGGTGGTGACTATATTCGCCAAGGGCATACCAGCCAAGAATGTTGTTGTTGACTTTGGTGAACAAATAGTATGTTTTTACCGTTTTATTCTGTTGAGGTAACTTTATTCAAAAAATTGGATGACAAAGTTCGCATTTTTCCTTGGTTGCTTTACAGCTTAGCGTTAGCATTGATGTGCCAGGCGAAGAAACTTATTCTTTGCAGCCTAGGTTGTTTAGCAAGGTGAGGCTAAGCTTAAAATATGGCTGTGATAACTGGATGGAGCTCCGTTTAAAATTTCTGAAATTGTTTCCTAAGTAATTGAAGATGCTTACTCTGTGATCTCGTGCTGGTCCTCTCATGATTGGCAGATAACACCTGCAAAATGCAGATATGAGGTGATGTCTACCAAAATTGAGATCCGCCTTGCGAAAGCGGAACCGCTACACTGGACATCGCTCGAGTATACAAGGGAGCCTGTTGTAGTTCAGAGGCCTAATGTATCATCAGGTAACCTGCTTGCTCGTCAAATATGTTTTTTCTGGCTATCAGGGGGAGTCCTTTTCCCCCTTCACTCGATTGTCAATTTTCAGTTGCTCTCTTCATGTTTACTCTTCATGTTTACTGCTTAAATGGAGTCCCTTACAATGACCCATGAATTTTGTTACCAAATGTGATGGTTAATTATTCAGTAGCAGAGCTTACTATAGTTTTGCATTTCGCAGTTGCCCCGCGGCCCAGTTATCCTACCTCGAAACTGAGAAATGTGGATTGGGATAGATTAGAAGCTGAAGTGAAAAAAGAGGTATTAAAAACATTAGTCTTCTGTTTGATGTCCTTGTCTAAAGACCGCATTATACTCTGCATTGTAGTTTCTAACTCCGTGAATGCTGGTCTGTATTCcaggaaaaagatgaaaaattggATGGGGATGCAGCATTGAACAAATTCTTCCGAGACATCTACCAAGATGCCGACGAGGACACCAGGAGAGCCATGATGAAATCCTTTGTAAGTCTGATCCCTTCTATATACTTGATGTTAATATACTTTAAAACAGGAATCCCTATAACAGTTTTCATGGTGGACATAGGTTTCTCTTTCTGATGGACATAATCTTCTTAGTCAAGTGCTTTGGGCTAGTACCACATGTACTTGGTTCTCTCTGTTGCATTTTCCTTTGGGAATGATGCCTACCAACCTATACCTAttgtcttcttcttcctttttaaaTACCTTAAAACATACTTAGAACATCTCACAACACTTCCTAATCCTTCTGCACCATTTCTCTTGTTTCAGAAGTTCTCTTCTTCAACTGTCTGTAGTTTATCTCAAGTTTTCTTGTAAGGTTGCCTGTCAGATTTTGGTTGTTGACCTCTGACTGATAGACTTTTAAACTCGTCAATTTGTTGCATTTCTTCTTCTACGACAACTCTTAACCAGTGAAGAAAGTAATATAATTTGTATACTTGCTGCCTCTCAGGTGGAATCTAATGGGACCGTTCTGTCCACAAACTGGAAAGAAGTTGGCACAAAAAAGGTTGAAGGAAGCCCTCCTGATGGCATGGAGCTGAAGAAATGGGAGATCTAGAAGTCAAGTTCCTAATCTTTTTTAACTGTTCTTTTTTCAGCTGTGTCATTCTTGCTATTTCATTGTAGAAGAATTTGTTCATATTTTCTTATCTGAGGTTTAAATTTTGTTCTCTGTTGTCGGATTGAGACTCCTGAACTCGCTTACAGCTATATACATTTTGTGAAGGGCGTTGGAATTGTGAACAGCTTTCCTTTTTACTCTTTTGGGTGTTTCTTTTCAAGATTGTATTCTTGTtagaatttcattttttttccccCAAGTCTTACCCCCTCCTCGCAGTAACCCTGCCAATGGAGGAGTTCCCCTCTCCCTCCCTTCCCCCCTCTTCCTTTGGTTGAGATTGCTGTGATGCGTTTTATCGTGCGGGTAAAGTTTGGACTTGACTGTAATCTGAATTTCATGGACGAGAAAAGATCATCAGCAAGACATCTTCAGGAGGATACTCGTATTGTGAAACTTCAAATGTTGGCAGTTAAATTTCCTACAGCCATTAGCCTGAGTTATCAATGTGTCGGGGAATTCCAGGTTTCACAATTTTGTTGTGCGGCATGCAATTGTGGAGGTTATACTCTTCAGTCTTCAGTATCGATCGCTCGGAACAGACACTCTTCCCTGTTTCACTTTTCCTCTTATTGAAATCTTGATAAGAAAGTACGACCGAGGAGATGCATGTTCTGAAAGATTGGACAATCGGGTGTATGGATCTAACATAACTATTTACAACTATGCTCCTATTTTTGCTAGTGCGAGTTCTACATGGCTGACGAAAGATGTAATTGCTTAAACAGCCTCAAATTGTTGAAAGGACTGGAATTTACTTAAAACATTTCAGTTGTATGACAGACAATTTTGGTTGAGTTAAAGCTAGTCATATGttgttttcaaaattttaagtagTTTTCTAACGTAATTTAAGTGACCCTTGTGGTATTATTAGAATCATCGAAGTAAAATCACTTTTAGTTTTTAAGTTTTATTTTGATCCTTTAGAACTGACATGTCAGGTTAAAAATTAAGGGATACTAATTGCACTTTTCTATGATTTAAGTATTAAATTTTACGTCTAATTTAATATCGTTATATCAAATGAATCTGATGGTCTAATAAATTGTATAATCTTTTGTCCTGCAAGAATTAGGCATTATATCAAATGAATCTGATTGTCTAATATTTATGTATAATCTTTTGTCATACAAGAATTAGGGATTATTTGGTTTGTGCACAAGTTATGCAGGGATTGTAGTGCACAAATTAATAATAATTGCAATATAAGAATTAAAATATAGAAGTTTAAGGTAGTTGAGGAAAAAAGAAAATCTTACTCTTATGTTTATTACATATACGTAAGTAAATTTTCATACTACATATATAACTTATGCAGATATTATTATCCAAACAAGGTGGAAGTTATGTTTGGATTTTACGCGATGGGTAAAATTGTAACCAAACCAAGCAAACGGGACGTTGTCTCATAACCCATTTTACTCGACCCGGAGGTTGGAGGATCCGACTTGTCGCCATTTGTGGAATGTCTTAAATCAAACAAACTTCTCCCTACCCTTCAGTCCACAAAGCTTCTCAATCAGTGCCTCTACCCAGTCAGTCAATCAATCAGCCAGTAAAGGTATTTTCCTCCTTGTTTGCATTTTACGAAAATGTGCTCAGATTTTAAGTTACTTCAAAAATCATTCGAGTCTTATCAATTGGTCATTTGATTATGAAATTGATGTGGTAGGTATTAGTAAAAGATGCAATTCTTCGGAGGATCAGAGATCAGCCCATCGCCGCCACCGCCAACAGTATCAGGAAATAATGCACATATGGTGTACGTATTCAATAGGAATGGAGTTTGTCTTCTTTACAGGGAATGGAATCGTCCTCTTAAGACCTTAAACCCTCAGCAAGATCATAAGCTCATGTTTGGTTTACTCTTTTCCCTCAAATCTTTAACTGCCAAGATGGATCCTACAAGGTATCCTTTTTTACTCTTCCTAAAACTTATTGTCCAATTGGATTAATTTGATTTAACAAATCTATTTGTTATTCGAatgaaatgggtcataaataatactcactgtcccaatttatgtgaaaccGTTTGACTTGCCacaaaggaagacttttgaaatttatggtaTTAGATATTTGCATGACTATAAACCATTTCGTAAAAAagaaattttaaagttaagttatttttaaaaatacaaatgtgacattttttttttggacgaACAAAAAAGGAAAGGATGTCACACAGAGGGAGATAGAGAAGAAAGAGTATAGAGAATTTGTATAGCTGATCCAATCCGACTAGTATGAGGCTGAGGCATATTTTATCTCCTAGGAAATAATTTTTCGTGTTAGGACTAATTTTAAAGGCATAATTCCATAAAGATGTAGTCTTTTCTCACTTGAAATCTTTTTTTTTGGGCAGTGCTGAAAAAGGTAATCTTGGGGTGCCGCAATTACCTGGACAAGGATGTTCATTTCACAGCTTTCGTACTAATACATATAAACTCAGTTTCATGGAGAGTCCGTCTGGAATAAAGGTCAGTCAGTGATCCGTTGAACTGTTCTTTTTGATAAGTTCCACTGAAATTGTTCTAGGTCTTATGATACAAAGATCGTCTGTTTTCTGTCAGGAACACTATCACTGTATGATTATGATAAGCTCCATTGAAATTGTTCTAGGTCTTCTCCTGGCGCCAACTTTTGATTTTGGCCGACTTATTTATCGTAGTATGTGTGTTGATCAGGGGCTAGTAGGCAGTTCACATTGTGCTACCGTAGTGCAGTCACTAGATATTTGGTCTGTTGTGAGGTTACATTCTGATTTTGTTACATATGTAAGCCCTTATCTTACTAGAATCGGAAAAAAAATGGATGGGCTGGATAAATTCAGTTGAAAGAACTAAAGGAAAAGATCAAGTAATTTTGGTACTTATTTAATATCTATTCTAAGTGATTCAAGGAGTAATAGGATAAAATATCTGCATAATTCTGAAATAGGAAATAGGAAATTAAGAAAAGGAGGAGCTTTACCAatatattaaaaaatatttaGGAAGACTTCCAATAACAGCACGAGGCTATTTGTTTCTTTCACATGAATTTGCATCAGAGAATGAAGAAGAGGTCTTTGAAGGAAAAATAACAAGATATTCTGCTTCTTTGATGAGAAATTTGGTTTGGCTACAGCTCATATAAGAAGCCATCACTAGCCACCATATGGCCTAATTCTTGCAGTTTTATGGCTTGCTTTCTTCATCTGGATCTAAGCTTGTCCTCCTTATTCTTTAGTAGACAAGTCATAAGCGCCTTCCCTAATGTTCAAATAAACGGGTTGGTATTCGAACTCTGTTGGTATATCGATAAACAGTAAAGCTGCATCATTGACGACTTGTGGTGCATATGTTTGAAGCAATTGAATAATACCATACAAAATAAAATATCGAATCAGCTGAAACGAGAATCTGCTAATTTTAATGTTGACTATGGTTTTACTTCCTCACAAAGAAGGAATAAAGAAACAAAGGAATCCTATTCAGATGTCAATTCCTTCTTGTGGAATGTGATTTGACATAATTATCTTGTCCCTTCTGCACCATCCTTAGTAACGTTGAGACGACCCTGCTATGTGGGTTTCTTCTCAATTATATGAGTCATGAAAGTAGCTTGTAATTCTCTGTATTCTTCCAGCTTAACTTGCCACGCTCGACACAAGCATTTCCTTTCATAGTATTTGAGGTCTCAGATGGTATAATCTTGAGAAGATTTCTTTTTTGATAAGGGAAGAAAGGGCTGCTTCTTTCCTTTAATGTTATTTCTGTATATGATGGGTGAATCCATGTCTTGCTAATTATTTGATAGCGATTGTGATAAAGTACATCTTCTTGGTATTGCTTTATCACTGTTTATGACTGTATACTCTTTgtgcttttctttttttcttcaattCATAATGAATACATGATGGTTCTATTTGACTTTACAAGCATTCGGTGCTTGTCTGAATTAGGTTGCCTTCTTGCAGATCATCCTTGTCACGCATCCTAGGACTGGTGATCTAAGGGAATCTTTGAAGTATATTTACAATTTGTATGTTGAATATGTGGTGAAGAATCCGCTCTACTCCCCAGGGGCTCCTATTAAGTGAGTGCTTAATCCGTACAGGTTAAGCCTGCTGATGTTGTGTGTTCGTCCTATAACTGCTAGAATACTTTATAGCTGCATTAAGTTATTGCATTTTTCTACCTAAATAGTGAAAGGTTGACTAAAGTGAGTTTGTTCTTGTAGTATTATACCAAATGATGTTCCACCTTAGCATGTTATTCTAAAAGAGAAGTCCTTACTTGAAGAAAAATATGATGTTGGATAAACGTGGTTTATTTTCTTGTTATTAAAAATGATATTGGCAGATTTTGAACGAGGCATTCTACTTCTTGATTAAGCTGATTATTCCAACTATAATGATAAACAAGTATCTGATAGAGGGATGTCATGGTTAATGCGTGTTTGGTGGTGATTTCAAATTCAACAGAATTAGAGAAATTCTAGAACTTGTCAGGATTTTTGCCTGTTTGATTGTTGAAAGTGGTTTTTGAGGCAGTTATTTCAATGATTCAGGAATTGTCTTCAAGACATGAAAATGGTGAGGTTGCAATATTCTGTTGTATTGAGGGCTCAAATCTTTTGGATCTTTTCCTTTTCTCCCTCAGAAACTTTCTTCAAAATTTTGGACTTAATACAATAACTAGATTATATTCTATGcaccaccaaaggatgtggtgcagcggatggggctgctcctcccttaaccagaggtctcggGTTTGAGCCATGGGTATGGAAAAATCCTTGGCagggagcgcttcccccgaaTGGGCCCTACGCGGCGTGAATCCGGATTTGGTCGGGCTGATACTGGACACCGGgtgggaaacaaaaaaaaaaggattataTTCTATGCATGTAGTTAGTATGTTTTCGATCTTGATTAGCATTCCCTTGGATGTTGCACGATTCACATGTATGCTTGAAGAAATATTTGCTTAAATGATAACTACATTTAGGATTCAATGGGCTTTTCTTctttaaaaagaagaagagacAAGGAAAATAATTCTGGGCTGCACTCTCGAGAATCACTGAATGATGCAGTTTCCTTTTCCCTGTGAAATTTCCAGTAAGTAGATATGTTTTCCCTGTTCATGCAGGTGTGAGCTATTTAATTCTACGCTCGATCAGTATGTTAGAGGCCTTGGATAATTTCTCAAGGTACATTCTCATATTTCATTATCCATAACTTGTTAAAAATTCTCTACTTTATCAactaaataaaaatgaaaaataaagttaACTCTACATACAATTGCTGTTTTTAAGCATTTCATAATTGGACTTTCCCTTGATGGATTGCAATACCTTCAGGATCAAGTGGATTCAGATATCGGATACTGCATTTGG
The nucleotide sequence above comes from Lycium barbarum isolate Lr01 chromosome 3, ASM1917538v2, whole genome shotgun sequence. Encoded proteins:
- the LOC132631981 gene encoding protein SGT1 homolog; this translates as MASDLETRAKEAFIDDHFELAADLYTQAIAISPNNPELFADRAQANIKLNYFTEAVVDANKAIELDPSLSKAYLRKGLACMKLEEYQTAKTALEKGASLAPGESRFTKLIKECDERIAEEAGELPNQSVNKASANVSAPSASESSDNVAIAPKDAQPTVNLSSQGSSASESSDNVAIAPKDAQPTVNLSSQGSAAKPKYRHEFFQKPEEVVVTIFAKGIPAKNVVVDFGEQILSVSIDVPGEETYSLQPRLFSKITPAKCRYEVMSTKIEIRLAKAEPLHWTSLEYTREPVVVQRPNVSSVAPRPSYPTSKLRNVDWDRLEAEVKKEEKDEKLDGDAALNKFFRDIYQDADEDTRRAMMKSFVESNGTVLSTNWKEVGTKKVEGSPPDGMELKKWEI
- the LOC132631982 gene encoding uncharacterized protein LOC132631982, with product MQFFGGSEISPSPPPPTVSGNNAHMVYVFNRNGVCLLYREWNRPLKTLNPQQDHKLMFGLLFSLKSLTAKMDPTSAEKGNLGVPQLPGQGCSFHSFRTNTYKLSFMESPSGIKIILVTHPRTGDLRESLKYIYNLYVEYVVKNPLYSPGAPIKCELFNSTLDQYVRGLG